A region from the Hippoglossus hippoglossus isolate fHipHip1 chromosome 16, fHipHip1.pri, whole genome shotgun sequence genome encodes:
- the fli1rs gene encoding fli-1 proto-oncogene, ETS transcription factor-related sequence isoform X6 yields MDCTIKEALSVVSEDQPMFEPPYPAAPVMHMKVEMTSPGVYGQASKQSPEAAEPEWVGSAAQNPGKRGEHVNGTSRESPVDCSVTKRSRHMSNDGPPMPYQASYVEPRVSPQTATPPSSTTEEKRVIVPADPEVWTQDHVRQWLDWAIKEYVLEEVDVMLFQALDGKALCKMTKDDMMRLTSAYNADMLLSHLNYLRQSSPTFSYPTTPTNNTPPQQPRLQVKAESGFDEISRRNSWPANTMTAVPKGSSMEHQHGTRVTDPAPRIVQDPYQTLGPISSRLANPGSGQIQLWQFLLELLSDSNNAGIITWEGTNGEFKMTDPDEVAKRWGERKSKPNMNYDKLSRALRYYYDKNIMTKVHGKRYAYKFDFQGISQAHQNHSADGGIKYQTEMSYVQPYHSHQPKMNFMGGHPAPMPVSPGNFFAPQSTYWNSPNSPIYPGSAMTRHPATHSHLSSYY; encoded by the exons GAAGCTCTGTCCGTGGTGAGCGAGGATCAGCCCATGTTTGAGCCGCCCTACCCAGCAGCCCCGGTCATGCACATGAAGGTCGAGATGACGTCGCCAGGAGTTTACGGCCAGGCCTCCAAGCAGAGCCCCGAGGCCGCCGAGCCGGAGTGGGTGGGGTCAGCGGCGCAAAACCCTGGGAAAAGAGGCGAACACGTCAACGGGACCAG CCGTGAGTCCCCTGTGGACTGCAGCGTCACCAAACGCTCCAGACACATGAGCAACGACGGGCCCCCGATGCCGTACCAGGCCTCGTACGTGGAGCCTCGCGTCAGCCCCCAGACCGCCACCCCGCCCAGCAgcaccacagaggagaagagggtcATCGTGCCAGCAG ATCCAGAGGTGTGGACACAGGACCACGTGCGACAGTGGCTGGACTGGGCCATCAAGGAGTACGTCCTGGAGGAGGTGGACGTCATGCTCTTCCAAGCCCTGGACGGCAAGGCCCTGTGCAAGATGACCAAGGACGACATGATGCGTCTCACGTCGGCCTACAACGCAGACATGCTGCTCTCGCACCTCAATTACCTCCGGCAGA GTAGCCCGACTTTCTCCTACCCCACAACTCCCACCAACAACACCCCCCCACAACAACCCAGACTACAGGTGAAAGCAG aaagcGGGTTTGATGAGATCAGCCGCAGAAACAGCTGGCCAGCAAACACCATGACAGCAGTGCCTAAAg GTTCCTCCATGGAGCACCAGCACGGCACAAGAGTTACAGACCCAGCTCCAAGAATTGTGCAAG accCATATCAGACACTAGGGCCCATCAGCAGTAGATTAGCCAACCCAG GTTCAGGGCAGATCCAGTTGTGGCAGttcctgctggagctgctgtccGACAGCAACAACGCCGGCATCATCACCTGGGAGGGCACCAATGGCGAGTTCAAGATGACCGACCCCGATGAGGTGGCCAAGCGCTGGGGCGAGCGCAAGAGCAAGCCCAACATGAACTACGACAAGCTGAGCCGCGCCCTGCGCTACTACTACGACAAGAACATCATGACCAAGGTGCACGGCAAGCGCTACGCCTACAAGTTTGACTTCCAGGGCATCTCGCAGGCGCACCAGAACCACTCGGCCGACGGTGGGATTAAGTACCAGACTGAGATGTCTTATGTCCAGCCCTACCACAGCCACCAGCCCAAAATGAACTTCATGGGTGGACACCCAGCACCTATGCCCGTCTCCCCCGGCAACTTTTTTGCCCCCCAGTCGACGTACTGGAACTCCCCCAACAGCCCCATCTATCCTGGGTCAGCCATGACCAGGCATCCCGCTACCCACTCCCACCTGAGCTCGTACTACTGA
- the fli1rs gene encoding fli-1 proto-oncogene, ETS transcription factor-related sequence isoform X4, with protein MFEPPYPAAPVMHMKVEMTSPGVYGQASKQSPEAAEPEWVGSAAQNPGKRGEHVNGTSRESPVDCSVTKRSRHMSNDGPPMPYQASYVEPRVSPQTATPPSSTTEEKRVIVPADPEVWTQDHVRQWLDWAIKEYVLEEVDVMLFQALDGKALCKMTKDDMMRLTSAYNADMLLSHLNYLRQSSPTFSYPTTPTNNTPPQQPRLQVKAESGFDEISRRNSWPANTMTAVPKGSSMEHQHGTRVTDPAPRIVQDPYQTLGPISSRLANPEGQALSSSKNRTGKQSPYKLPDPSAHRPVGSGQIQLWQFLLELLSDSNNAGIITWEGTNGEFKMTDPDEVAKRWGERKSKPNMNYDKLSRALRYYYDKNIMTKVHGKRYAYKFDFQGISQAHQNHSADGGIKYQTEMSYVQPYHSHQPKMNFMGGHPAPMPVSPGNFFAPQSTYWNSPNSPIYPGSAMTRHPATHSHLSSYY; from the exons ATGTTTGAGCCGCCCTACCCAGCAGCCCCGGTCATGCACATGAAGGTCGAGATGACGTCGCCAGGAGTTTACGGCCAGGCCTCCAAGCAGAGCCCCGAGGCCGCCGAGCCGGAGTGGGTGGGGTCAGCGGCGCAAAACCCTGGGAAAAGAGGCGAACACGTCAACGGGACCAG CCGTGAGTCCCCTGTGGACTGCAGCGTCACCAAACGCTCCAGACACATGAGCAACGACGGGCCCCCGATGCCGTACCAGGCCTCGTACGTGGAGCCTCGCGTCAGCCCCCAGACCGCCACCCCGCCCAGCAgcaccacagaggagaagagggtcATCGTGCCAGCAG ATCCAGAGGTGTGGACACAGGACCACGTGCGACAGTGGCTGGACTGGGCCATCAAGGAGTACGTCCTGGAGGAGGTGGACGTCATGCTCTTCCAAGCCCTGGACGGCAAGGCCCTGTGCAAGATGACCAAGGACGACATGATGCGTCTCACGTCGGCCTACAACGCAGACATGCTGCTCTCGCACCTCAATTACCTCCGGCAGA GTAGCCCGACTTTCTCCTACCCCACAACTCCCACCAACAACACCCCCCCACAACAACCCAGACTACAGGTGAAAGCAG aaagcGGGTTTGATGAGATCAGCCGCAGAAACAGCTGGCCAGCAAACACCATGACAGCAGTGCCTAAAg GTTCCTCCATGGAGCACCAGCACGGCACAAGAGTTACAGACCCAGCTCCAAGAATTGTGCAAG accCATATCAGACACTAGGGCCCATCAGCAGTAGATTAGCCAACCCAG aaGGCCAAGCCCTCAGCTCATCCAAGAACCGAACGGGCAAACAAAGTCCGTACAAGCTCCCTGACCCCAGCGCTCACAGGCCTGTGG GTTCAGGGCAGATCCAGTTGTGGCAGttcctgctggagctgctgtccGACAGCAACAACGCCGGCATCATCACCTGGGAGGGCACCAATGGCGAGTTCAAGATGACCGACCCCGATGAGGTGGCCAAGCGCTGGGGCGAGCGCAAGAGCAAGCCCAACATGAACTACGACAAGCTGAGCCGCGCCCTGCGCTACTACTACGACAAGAACATCATGACCAAGGTGCACGGCAAGCGCTACGCCTACAAGTTTGACTTCCAGGGCATCTCGCAGGCGCACCAGAACCACTCGGCCGACGGTGGGATTAAGTACCAGACTGAGATGTCTTATGTCCAGCCCTACCACAGCCACCAGCCCAAAATGAACTTCATGGGTGGACACCCAGCACCTATGCCCGTCTCCCCCGGCAACTTTTTTGCCCCCCAGTCGACGTACTGGAACTCCCCCAACAGCCCCATCTATCCTGGGTCAGCCATGACCAGGCATCCCGCTACCCACTCCCACCTGAGCTCGTACTACTGA
- the fli1rs gene encoding fli-1 proto-oncogene, ETS transcription factor-related sequence isoform X3: MDCTIKEALSVVSEDQPMFEPPYPAAPVMHMKVEMTSPGVYGQASKQSPEAAEPEWVGSAAQNPGKRGEHVNGTSRESPVDCSVTKRSRHMSNDGPPMPYQASYVEPRVSPQTATPPSSTTEEKRVIVPADPEVWTQDHVRQWLDWAIKEYVLEEVDVMLFQALDGKALCKMTKDDMMRLTSAYNADMLLSHLNYLRQSSPTFSYPTTPTNNTPPQQPRLQVKAESGFDEISRRNSWPANTMTAVPKGSSMEHQHGTRVTDPAPRIVQDPYQTLGPISSRLANPEGQALSSSKNRTGKQSPYKLPDPSAHRPVGSGQIQLWQFLLELLSDSNNAGIITWEGTNGEFKMTDPDEVAKRWGERKSKPNMNYDKLSRALRYYYDKNIMTKVHGKRYAYKFDFQGISQAHQNHSADGGIKYQTEMSYVQPYHSHQPKMNFMGGHPAPMPVSPGNFFAPQSTYWNSPNSPIYPGSAMTRHPATHSHLSSYY; encoded by the exons GAAGCTCTGTCCGTGGTGAGCGAGGATCAGCCCATGTTTGAGCCGCCCTACCCAGCAGCCCCGGTCATGCACATGAAGGTCGAGATGACGTCGCCAGGAGTTTACGGCCAGGCCTCCAAGCAGAGCCCCGAGGCCGCCGAGCCGGAGTGGGTGGGGTCAGCGGCGCAAAACCCTGGGAAAAGAGGCGAACACGTCAACGGGACCAG CCGTGAGTCCCCTGTGGACTGCAGCGTCACCAAACGCTCCAGACACATGAGCAACGACGGGCCCCCGATGCCGTACCAGGCCTCGTACGTGGAGCCTCGCGTCAGCCCCCAGACCGCCACCCCGCCCAGCAgcaccacagaggagaagagggtcATCGTGCCAGCAG ATCCAGAGGTGTGGACACAGGACCACGTGCGACAGTGGCTGGACTGGGCCATCAAGGAGTACGTCCTGGAGGAGGTGGACGTCATGCTCTTCCAAGCCCTGGACGGCAAGGCCCTGTGCAAGATGACCAAGGACGACATGATGCGTCTCACGTCGGCCTACAACGCAGACATGCTGCTCTCGCACCTCAATTACCTCCGGCAGA GTAGCCCGACTTTCTCCTACCCCACAACTCCCACCAACAACACCCCCCCACAACAACCCAGACTACAGGTGAAAGCAG aaagcGGGTTTGATGAGATCAGCCGCAGAAACAGCTGGCCAGCAAACACCATGACAGCAGTGCCTAAAg GTTCCTCCATGGAGCACCAGCACGGCACAAGAGTTACAGACCCAGCTCCAAGAATTGTGCAAG accCATATCAGACACTAGGGCCCATCAGCAGTAGATTAGCCAACCCAG aaGGCCAAGCCCTCAGCTCATCCAAGAACCGAACGGGCAAACAAAGTCCGTACAAGCTCCCTGACCCCAGCGCTCACAGGCCTGTGG GTTCAGGGCAGATCCAGTTGTGGCAGttcctgctggagctgctgtccGACAGCAACAACGCCGGCATCATCACCTGGGAGGGCACCAATGGCGAGTTCAAGATGACCGACCCCGATGAGGTGGCCAAGCGCTGGGGCGAGCGCAAGAGCAAGCCCAACATGAACTACGACAAGCTGAGCCGCGCCCTGCGCTACTACTACGACAAGAACATCATGACCAAGGTGCACGGCAAGCGCTACGCCTACAAGTTTGACTTCCAGGGCATCTCGCAGGCGCACCAGAACCACTCGGCCGACGGTGGGATTAAGTACCAGACTGAGATGTCTTATGTCCAGCCCTACCACAGCCACCAGCCCAAAATGAACTTCATGGGTGGACACCCAGCACCTATGCCCGTCTCCCCCGGCAACTTTTTTGCCCCCCAGTCGACGTACTGGAACTCCCCCAACAGCCCCATCTATCCTGGGTCAGCCATGACCAGGCATCCCGCTACCCACTCCCACCTGAGCTCGTACTACTGA
- the fli1rs gene encoding fli-1 proto-oncogene, ETS transcription factor-related sequence isoform X5 has product MCPPSLDEPVNEALSVVSEDQPMFEPPYPAAPVMHMKVEMTSPGVYGQASKQSPEAAEPEWVGSAAQNPGKRGEHVNGTSRESPVDCSVTKRSRHMSNDGPPMPYQASYVEPRVSPQTATPPSSTTEEKRVIVPADPEVWTQDHVRQWLDWAIKEYVLEEVDVMLFQALDGKALCKMTKDDMMRLTSAYNADMLLSHLNYLRQSSPTFSYPTTPTNNTPPQQPRLQVKAESGFDEISRRNSWPANTMTAVPKGSSMEHQHGTRVTDPAPRIVQDPYQTLGPISSRLANPGSGQIQLWQFLLELLSDSNNAGIITWEGTNGEFKMTDPDEVAKRWGERKSKPNMNYDKLSRALRYYYDKNIMTKVHGKRYAYKFDFQGISQAHQNHSADGGIKYQTEMSYVQPYHSHQPKMNFMGGHPAPMPVSPGNFFAPQSTYWNSPNSPIYPGSAMTRHPATHSHLSSYY; this is encoded by the exons GAAGCTCTGTCCGTGGTGAGCGAGGATCAGCCCATGTTTGAGCCGCCCTACCCAGCAGCCCCGGTCATGCACATGAAGGTCGAGATGACGTCGCCAGGAGTTTACGGCCAGGCCTCCAAGCAGAGCCCCGAGGCCGCCGAGCCGGAGTGGGTGGGGTCAGCGGCGCAAAACCCTGGGAAAAGAGGCGAACACGTCAACGGGACCAG CCGTGAGTCCCCTGTGGACTGCAGCGTCACCAAACGCTCCAGACACATGAGCAACGACGGGCCCCCGATGCCGTACCAGGCCTCGTACGTGGAGCCTCGCGTCAGCCCCCAGACCGCCACCCCGCCCAGCAgcaccacagaggagaagagggtcATCGTGCCAGCAG ATCCAGAGGTGTGGACACAGGACCACGTGCGACAGTGGCTGGACTGGGCCATCAAGGAGTACGTCCTGGAGGAGGTGGACGTCATGCTCTTCCAAGCCCTGGACGGCAAGGCCCTGTGCAAGATGACCAAGGACGACATGATGCGTCTCACGTCGGCCTACAACGCAGACATGCTGCTCTCGCACCTCAATTACCTCCGGCAGA GTAGCCCGACTTTCTCCTACCCCACAACTCCCACCAACAACACCCCCCCACAACAACCCAGACTACAGGTGAAAGCAG aaagcGGGTTTGATGAGATCAGCCGCAGAAACAGCTGGCCAGCAAACACCATGACAGCAGTGCCTAAAg GTTCCTCCATGGAGCACCAGCACGGCACAAGAGTTACAGACCCAGCTCCAAGAATTGTGCAAG accCATATCAGACACTAGGGCCCATCAGCAGTAGATTAGCCAACCCAG GTTCAGGGCAGATCCAGTTGTGGCAGttcctgctggagctgctgtccGACAGCAACAACGCCGGCATCATCACCTGGGAGGGCACCAATGGCGAGTTCAAGATGACCGACCCCGATGAGGTGGCCAAGCGCTGGGGCGAGCGCAAGAGCAAGCCCAACATGAACTACGACAAGCTGAGCCGCGCCCTGCGCTACTACTACGACAAGAACATCATGACCAAGGTGCACGGCAAGCGCTACGCCTACAAGTTTGACTTCCAGGGCATCTCGCAGGCGCACCAGAACCACTCGGCCGACGGTGGGATTAAGTACCAGACTGAGATGTCTTATGTCCAGCCCTACCACAGCCACCAGCCCAAAATGAACTTCATGGGTGGACACCCAGCACCTATGCCCGTCTCCCCCGGCAACTTTTTTGCCCCCCAGTCGACGTACTGGAACTCCCCCAACAGCCCCATCTATCCTGGGTCAGCCATGACCAGGCATCCCGCTACCCACTCCCACCTGAGCTCGTACTACTGA
- the fli1rs gene encoding fli-1 proto-oncogene, ETS transcription factor-related sequence isoform X2 yields the protein MCPPSLDEPEALSVVSEDQPMFEPPYPAAPVMHMKVEMTSPGVYGQASKQSPEAAEPEWVGSAAQNPGKRGEHVNGTSRESPVDCSVTKRSRHMSNDGPPMPYQASYVEPRVSPQTATPPSSTTEEKRVIVPADPEVWTQDHVRQWLDWAIKEYVLEEVDVMLFQALDGKALCKMTKDDMMRLTSAYNADMLLSHLNYLRQSSPTFSYPTTPTNNTPPQQPRLQVKAESGFDEISRRNSWPANTMTAVPKGSSMEHQHGTRVTDPAPRIVQDPYQTLGPISSRLANPEGQALSSSKNRTGKQSPYKLPDPSAHRPVGSGQIQLWQFLLELLSDSNNAGIITWEGTNGEFKMTDPDEVAKRWGERKSKPNMNYDKLSRALRYYYDKNIMTKVHGKRYAYKFDFQGISQAHQNHSADGGIKYQTEMSYVQPYHSHQPKMNFMGGHPAPMPVSPGNFFAPQSTYWNSPNSPIYPGSAMTRHPATHSHLSSYY from the exons GAAGCTCTGTCCGTGGTGAGCGAGGATCAGCCCATGTTTGAGCCGCCCTACCCAGCAGCCCCGGTCATGCACATGAAGGTCGAGATGACGTCGCCAGGAGTTTACGGCCAGGCCTCCAAGCAGAGCCCCGAGGCCGCCGAGCCGGAGTGGGTGGGGTCAGCGGCGCAAAACCCTGGGAAAAGAGGCGAACACGTCAACGGGACCAG CCGTGAGTCCCCTGTGGACTGCAGCGTCACCAAACGCTCCAGACACATGAGCAACGACGGGCCCCCGATGCCGTACCAGGCCTCGTACGTGGAGCCTCGCGTCAGCCCCCAGACCGCCACCCCGCCCAGCAgcaccacagaggagaagagggtcATCGTGCCAGCAG ATCCAGAGGTGTGGACACAGGACCACGTGCGACAGTGGCTGGACTGGGCCATCAAGGAGTACGTCCTGGAGGAGGTGGACGTCATGCTCTTCCAAGCCCTGGACGGCAAGGCCCTGTGCAAGATGACCAAGGACGACATGATGCGTCTCACGTCGGCCTACAACGCAGACATGCTGCTCTCGCACCTCAATTACCTCCGGCAGA GTAGCCCGACTTTCTCCTACCCCACAACTCCCACCAACAACACCCCCCCACAACAACCCAGACTACAGGTGAAAGCAG aaagcGGGTTTGATGAGATCAGCCGCAGAAACAGCTGGCCAGCAAACACCATGACAGCAGTGCCTAAAg GTTCCTCCATGGAGCACCAGCACGGCACAAGAGTTACAGACCCAGCTCCAAGAATTGTGCAAG accCATATCAGACACTAGGGCCCATCAGCAGTAGATTAGCCAACCCAG aaGGCCAAGCCCTCAGCTCATCCAAGAACCGAACGGGCAAACAAAGTCCGTACAAGCTCCCTGACCCCAGCGCTCACAGGCCTGTGG GTTCAGGGCAGATCCAGTTGTGGCAGttcctgctggagctgctgtccGACAGCAACAACGCCGGCATCATCACCTGGGAGGGCACCAATGGCGAGTTCAAGATGACCGACCCCGATGAGGTGGCCAAGCGCTGGGGCGAGCGCAAGAGCAAGCCCAACATGAACTACGACAAGCTGAGCCGCGCCCTGCGCTACTACTACGACAAGAACATCATGACCAAGGTGCACGGCAAGCGCTACGCCTACAAGTTTGACTTCCAGGGCATCTCGCAGGCGCACCAGAACCACTCGGCCGACGGTGGGATTAAGTACCAGACTGAGATGTCTTATGTCCAGCCCTACCACAGCCACCAGCCCAAAATGAACTTCATGGGTGGACACCCAGCACCTATGCCCGTCTCCCCCGGCAACTTTTTTGCCCCCCAGTCGACGTACTGGAACTCCCCCAACAGCCCCATCTATCCTGGGTCAGCCATGACCAGGCATCCCGCTACCCACTCCCACCTGAGCTCGTACTACTGA
- the fli1rs gene encoding fli-1 proto-oncogene, ETS transcription factor-related sequence isoform X1, which translates to MCPPSLDEPVNEALSVVSEDQPMFEPPYPAAPVMHMKVEMTSPGVYGQASKQSPEAAEPEWVGSAAQNPGKRGEHVNGTSRESPVDCSVTKRSRHMSNDGPPMPYQASYVEPRVSPQTATPPSSTTEEKRVIVPADPEVWTQDHVRQWLDWAIKEYVLEEVDVMLFQALDGKALCKMTKDDMMRLTSAYNADMLLSHLNYLRQSSPTFSYPTTPTNNTPPQQPRLQVKAESGFDEISRRNSWPANTMTAVPKGSSMEHQHGTRVTDPAPRIVQDPYQTLGPISSRLANPEGQALSSSKNRTGKQSPYKLPDPSAHRPVGSGQIQLWQFLLELLSDSNNAGIITWEGTNGEFKMTDPDEVAKRWGERKSKPNMNYDKLSRALRYYYDKNIMTKVHGKRYAYKFDFQGISQAHQNHSADGGIKYQTEMSYVQPYHSHQPKMNFMGGHPAPMPVSPGNFFAPQSTYWNSPNSPIYPGSAMTRHPATHSHLSSYY; encoded by the exons GAAGCTCTGTCCGTGGTGAGCGAGGATCAGCCCATGTTTGAGCCGCCCTACCCAGCAGCCCCGGTCATGCACATGAAGGTCGAGATGACGTCGCCAGGAGTTTACGGCCAGGCCTCCAAGCAGAGCCCCGAGGCCGCCGAGCCGGAGTGGGTGGGGTCAGCGGCGCAAAACCCTGGGAAAAGAGGCGAACACGTCAACGGGACCAG CCGTGAGTCCCCTGTGGACTGCAGCGTCACCAAACGCTCCAGACACATGAGCAACGACGGGCCCCCGATGCCGTACCAGGCCTCGTACGTGGAGCCTCGCGTCAGCCCCCAGACCGCCACCCCGCCCAGCAgcaccacagaggagaagagggtcATCGTGCCAGCAG ATCCAGAGGTGTGGACACAGGACCACGTGCGACAGTGGCTGGACTGGGCCATCAAGGAGTACGTCCTGGAGGAGGTGGACGTCATGCTCTTCCAAGCCCTGGACGGCAAGGCCCTGTGCAAGATGACCAAGGACGACATGATGCGTCTCACGTCGGCCTACAACGCAGACATGCTGCTCTCGCACCTCAATTACCTCCGGCAGA GTAGCCCGACTTTCTCCTACCCCACAACTCCCACCAACAACACCCCCCCACAACAACCCAGACTACAGGTGAAAGCAG aaagcGGGTTTGATGAGATCAGCCGCAGAAACAGCTGGCCAGCAAACACCATGACAGCAGTGCCTAAAg GTTCCTCCATGGAGCACCAGCACGGCACAAGAGTTACAGACCCAGCTCCAAGAATTGTGCAAG accCATATCAGACACTAGGGCCCATCAGCAGTAGATTAGCCAACCCAG aaGGCCAAGCCCTCAGCTCATCCAAGAACCGAACGGGCAAACAAAGTCCGTACAAGCTCCCTGACCCCAGCGCTCACAGGCCTGTGG GTTCAGGGCAGATCCAGTTGTGGCAGttcctgctggagctgctgtccGACAGCAACAACGCCGGCATCATCACCTGGGAGGGCACCAATGGCGAGTTCAAGATGACCGACCCCGATGAGGTGGCCAAGCGCTGGGGCGAGCGCAAGAGCAAGCCCAACATGAACTACGACAAGCTGAGCCGCGCCCTGCGCTACTACTACGACAAGAACATCATGACCAAGGTGCACGGCAAGCGCTACGCCTACAAGTTTGACTTCCAGGGCATCTCGCAGGCGCACCAGAACCACTCGGCCGACGGTGGGATTAAGTACCAGACTGAGATGTCTTATGTCCAGCCCTACCACAGCCACCAGCCCAAAATGAACTTCATGGGTGGACACCCAGCACCTATGCCCGTCTCCCCCGGCAACTTTTTTGCCCCCCAGTCGACGTACTGGAACTCCCCCAACAGCCCCATCTATCCTGGGTCAGCCATGACCAGGCATCCCGCTACCCACTCCCACCTGAGCTCGTACTACTGA